From a single Bacteroidota bacterium genomic region:
- a CDS encoding YdcF family protein yields MLKKLLRISLFTGLAAILLVTVCNIWIVQQTKKQIYSEIAAIPENEVGLVLGTSKYFANGSGNLFFKYRIQAAAQLFRAAKIKHIIVSGDNHVPEYNEAKDMKKALLAEGIPDSCITLDYAGFRTLDSVVRCKKVFGQNKFTIISQEFHNQRALFISRHYDIEAVAFNAQAVSEELSVNTIFREYFAKFKAVLDIYILHQEPKFLGDPIKINL; encoded by the coding sequence ATGCTAAAGAAATTATTACGTATATCCTTATTTACCGGCCTTGCAGCCATTCTGCTGGTTACTGTATGCAATATCTGGATCGTACAGCAAACCAAAAAGCAGATCTATTCGGAAATTGCCGCTATTCCTGAAAATGAAGTCGGCCTGGTACTTGGCACAAGTAAGTATTTCGCGAATGGTTCCGGAAATTTGTTTTTCAAATACAGGATACAGGCAGCAGCGCAGCTTTTCAGGGCAGCCAAAATAAAACACATTATTGTGAGCGGCGATAATCATGTGCCTGAATACAACGAAGCGAAAGACATGAAAAAGGCTCTCCTTGCCGAAGGCATACCCGACAGCTGCATAACACTCGACTATGCAGGCTTCCGGACACTTGACTCGGTAGTGCGCTGCAAAAAGGTTTTTGGACAAAACAAGTTTACCATTATATCGCAGGAGTTCCACAACCAGCGCGCCTTGTTCATTAGCCGGCATTATGATATTGAAGCTGTCGCTTTCAATGCGCAGGCCGTGTCCGAAGAACTATCGGTAAATACAATTTTCAGGGAATACTTTGCCAAGTTCAAGGCGGTACTGGATATATACATTCTTCACCAGGAACCTAAATTCCTCGGTGATCCTATAAAGATCAATCTCTGA